GCGGCGGGCGACAAGGTCGGCGGCCCCGGCTTCTGACGGCCGCGGGCCGGGACCCCGCCGCCCGGCATCCCGCCCGGCGGTGCCCCGTTCGACGGCATCCCGTGCAGCGGCGCCTTGTTCAGCGGTGCCAGGAGGCGCGGCCGACCTGCCGCAGCAGTCTGCCGCGGCGCCAGCCCGTCAGGCGGTCGGCGTACACCGTGCCCTCCAGGTGGTCGTACTCGTGCTGGAGGCACCTGGCGAAGAACCCCGTGCCGTGCACGGTGACCGGCTCCCCCGTCACCGTGCGGCCCTCGACCACCGCGTGGTCGTACCGCTCCGTGCCCGCCTCCAGACCCGGCAGCGACAGGCATCCCTCCGGCCCCCGGACCACCACGCCGTCCTTCTCCACGAGCCGCGGGTTCACCACATGTCCGAGATGTCGCACATCGTCGTCGTCCGGGCAGTCGTAGACGAACACCCGCAGCGGGACACCGATCTGGTTGGCGGCCAGGCCCACCCCCCGGGCCGCGTACATGGTCGCGAACAAGTCCTCCACGAGAGCCGCCAGTTCGGGGCCGAACTCGGTGACGTCCGCACAGGACCCACGCAGAACGGGGTCCGGGAGCAGGGAAAGCGGCCGGACGCGCCCGTGGGCGCCCGGGATCGAGCCGTGTCGCATGGCGGCAAGGGTACGGTTCGTTCAGCTCATGCAGGCCGCACGGTACGGGCCGGGATTCGGGTGTGCGAATGGATCTCGATAGGCTGAGGTCCACACCACGCTGCCGGATGCCCCCTGGCGCGGCGCGTACGCAAGGAGGATCGAGAACTGATGGCAGGCAACTCGGACCCGCTCTCGCCGCGGGCCAAGCTGGCCGTGACCGCGGGCAAGGCGGTCGCTGCGGCATCGCGCGCCGCGGGACGCGGCAGCGGTTCGGTGATCGGCGGCCGGGTCGCGCTGAAACTCGACCCCGACCTCCTCGGACGGCTCGCGCAGAACCTGGACGTCGTCCTGGTCTCCGCCACCAACGGCAAGACCACGACCACCCGGCTCATCGCCGAGGCGCTGCGCGCCGCGGGTCCGGTCGTGTCGAACGCGCTCGGCGCCAACATGCCGGCCGGCATCACCTCGGCGCTGGCGGGCGGCTCGGAGTCGAAGTTCGGTGTCATCGAGGTCGACGAGAAGTACCTGGCCGGGGTGGCCCGGGACACCAGCCCGAAGTGCATCGCCCTGCTGAACCTGTCCCGCGACCAGCTCGACCGGGCCGCCGAGACGCGCATGCTCGCCGAGAACTGGCGTGAGGGCCTGGCCGGCTCCAAGGCCGTGGTCGTCGCCAACTGCGACGACCCGCTGGTGGTCTGGGCCGCCTCCTCCTCACCGAACGTGGTCTGGGTCGCGGCCGGTCAGATGTGGAAGGACGACGCCTGGTCCTGCCCGTCGTGCGGTGGCGTGATGCAGCGCCCCGGCGACGACTGGTTCTGCGGCGAGTGCGGCTTCCGCCGGCCCACGCCGACCTGGGCGCTCTCCGGCGACCACGTGCTGGACCCGCACGGGTCCGCCTGGCCGATCCACCTCCAGCTCCCGGGCCGCGCCAACAAGGCCAACGCGGCCAGCTCCGCGGCCGTCGCCGCCGTCTTCGGCGTACCGCCGCAGGTCGCGCTGGAGCGGATGTACCAGGTGCAGGCGGTGGCCGGCCGCTACGACGTGGTCCAGTTCCAGAACCGCGACCTGCGGCTGCTGCTGGCCAAGAACCCGGCCGGCTGGCTGGAGACGTTCTCCCTGATCGACCCGCCGCCGACCCCGGTGATCCTCTCGGTGAACGCGCGCGGCGCCGACGGCACGGACACCTCCTGGCTGTGGGACGTCGACTACACCCGGCTGACCGGTCACCCGATCTTCGTCATCGGTGACCGCAAGCTGGACCTCGCCGTCCGCCTGGAGGTAGCCAACCAGCACTTCCAGGTCTGCGAGAACCTCGACCAGGCCGTGCAGCAGGCCCCGCCGGGACGCATCGAGGTCATCGCGAACTACACCGCGTTCCAGGACCTGCGCCGCCGCGTCGGCAACTGATCGGGAAAGGGCCATCACCTCATGAGCGACAACCAACTCCGGCTGGTGTGGATCTACCCGGACCTGCTGAGCACCTACGGCGACCAGGGCAACGCCCTCGTCGTGGAGCGCCGCGCCCGGCAGCGCGGTCTGGACGTGGCACGGCTCGACGTGCGCAGCGACCAGCCGATCCCGACCTCCGGCGACATCTACCTGATCGGCGGCGGCGAGGACCGGCCGCAGCGGCTCGCGGCCGAGCGGCTGCGCCGCGACGGCCATCTGCAGCGGGCGGTGCAGAACGGCGCCATCGTGTTCTCGGTCTGCGCCGGCTACCAGATCCTCGGCCACGAGTTCATCAACGACCTCGGCCAGCGCGAGCCGGGCCTCGGCCTGCTCGACGTGGTGTCGGTGCGCGGCGAGGGCGAGCGGTGCGTCGGCGACGTGCTCGGGGACATCGACCCGCAGCTCGGCCTGCCCCAGCTGACCGGCTTCGAGAACCACCAGGGCGTGACCCATCTCGGCGCCTCGGCCCGCCCGTTCGCCCGCGTGCAGATCGGCAAGGGCAACGGCACCGGGGACGGCACCGAGGGCGCGTACAACGGCACGGTCTTCGGCACGTACATGCACGGGCCGGTGCTCGCCCGCAACCCGCAGATCGCCGACCTGCTGCTGAAGCTGGCGCTGGACGTCAACGCGCTGCCCCCGATCGACGACCGGTGGTACGAGGCGCTCCGCGACGAGCGCATCGCGGCTGCGCAGCAGCCTGCGTAGGTACTGCTGCGCAGCAGCCTGCGTAGGTACTGCTAGTCCGCGTAGAAACCTTTGGGCAGCAGCCTGGGCGGGTGCCGTCTCAGGCTGCTGTCAGCGTCTTCCGGCATGCTCGTGGGAGCCCGCCTGACCGGCCGTCCGCTCACATGTGCGGGCGCGTCCAGCAGGCGGACGCCCGCTACGGAGCCACCCCCTCACGCCGGTAGGGTGGCCGGGAATCCGCCGGACGACGTGGTCCGGTTTCCCGGCCCACGTTGAGAAGGTAAATCGGGCTATGCGCATTGGTGTCCTCACGTCCGGCGGCGACTGCCCCGGCCTGAACGCCGTCATCCGGTCCGTCGTGCACCGTGCCGTCGCCGACCACGGCGACGAGGTCATCGGTTTCCGGGACGGCTGGAAGGGCCTCCTGGAGTGCGACTACACGAAGCTCGACCTCGATGCCGTGGGCGGCATCCTGGCGCGCGGCGGCACGATCCTCGGCTCCTCCCGGGTCCGTCCCGAGCACCTGCGGGACGGGGTCGAGCGGGCGCGGGGCCACGTCGCGGAACTCGGCCTCGACGCGATCATCCCGATCGGCGGTGAGGGCACGCTGAAGGCGGCCCGGCTGCTGTCGGACAACGGGCTGCCCATCGTGGGCGTGCCCAAGACCATCGACAACGACATCGCTGTCACGGACGTCACCTTCGGCTTCGACACGGCCGTCGGGGTCGCCACCGAGGCCCTCGACCGGCTGAAGACCACCGCCGAGTCCCACCAGCGCGTGCTCATCGTCGAGGTCATGGGCCGGCACACCGGCTGGATCGCGCTGCACTCCGGGATGGCGGCCGGCGCGCACGCCATCGTCGTACCGGAACGCCCCTTCGACATCGACGAACTGACGAAGCGGGTCGGCGCCCGGTTCGAGGCGGGCAAGCGGTTCGCCATCGTGGTGGCCGCCGAGGGCGCCAAGCCGCGGCGCGGTTCCATGGAGTTCGACGAGGGCGGCAAGGACATCTACGGCCACGAGCGCTTCGCGGGCATCGCGCGCCAGCTCTCCGTCGAGCTGGAGCACCGGCTCGGCAAGGAGGCACGGCCGGTGATCCTGGGCCATGTGCAGCGCGGTGGCACGCCGACGGCCTACGACCGGGTGCTGGCCACGCGGTTCGGCTGGCACGCGGTGGAGGCGGTGCACCGGGGCGAGTTCGGGAGGATGACCGCCCTGCGGGGCACCGACATCGTGATGGTGTCGCTCGCCGAGGCCGTCGAGACGCTGAAGACGGTGCCCGTCGAGCGGTACGACGAGGCGGAGTGCGTGCTGTAGTTCACCCCGGTACAACCCGCCCCCGGTCACGTCCGTGACCGGGGGCGGTTCTACTCTTGGGGGCGGACAGAATCGCACAACCCCCACGAATCAGGAGCCGCCGGATGGATCACAGCGGGCACGGCATGAACATGGATCTGCCGCCGTTCACGCTGGGGCGGGGGCTCGAGTGGTCCGCAGACCCGTTCTTCCTCGTCGCCTGCCTGCTCGGGCTCGGCCTGTACGGCTGGGGCGTGCTGCGGCTGCGGCGGCGGGGGGACGCGTGGCCCGTGGCCCGTACGGTGTCGTACCTCGTCGGTGTGGTGACCATCGGGCTGATGATGTGCACCCGGTTGAACGACTACGGCATGGTCATGTTCAGCGTGCACATGGTCCAGCACATGGTGATCAGCATGCTGTCGCCGATCCTGATCCTGCTCGGCGCGCCGGTCACGCTGGCGCTGCGCGCGCTGCCGGTGGCCGGCAAGGGCCGCACCGGTCCCCGCGAACTGCTGCTGGCGCTGCTGCACAGCCGCTACATGCGGATCGTCACCCACCCGGCGTTCACCATCCCGCTGTTCATCGCGAGCCTGTACGCGCTGTACTTCACCCCGATCTTCGACTTCCTGATGGGCTCGCGGGCCGGGCACATCGCGATGATGGTGCACTTCCTCGCCGTGGGTGTGGCGTTCTTCTGGCCGATCATCGGCGTGGACCCGGGTCCGCACCGGCCGGGCCATCTGATGCGGATGCTCGAACTGTTCGCGGGCATGCCGTTCCACGCGTTCTTCGGCATCGCGCTGATGATGGGCTCCACGCCCATGGTCGCGACGTTCCGGAACCCGCCGGCCTCGCTCGGCATCGACGCGCTGTCCGACCAGAACGCGGCCGGCGGCATCGCCTGGGCGTTCAGCGAGATCCCGTCCGTGCTGGTGCTGATCGCGCTCCTGTTCCAGTGGTACGGCTCGGAGCAGCGGCAGGCCAAGCGCAAGGACCGGGCTGCCGACCGGGACGGCGACAAGGAGCTGGAGGCGTACAACGCCTATCTGGCCTCCCTCAGCACGCGCGAGGGCTGAGGGCCCGCGTGCGGAACCGGCACGCGCGGTATCCCGTCCGGGCCCGGATCGGGGCACCATGGGGGGCAACGGTTCATGAGGAGGGTGTCGCCATGCCCGGTTCCCTGCCCGGTTCCCCGTCCGGTTCCACCAGCGGCGCCACCAAGGCGATGGGGGCGATGACCGTCGGCGGGCTGGTCCTCGTCACGGCCTACACCGTCGCCCTCGGCAGCAACGGCTGGCTGTGGTTCGGCTGGGTGGTGCTGGGGCTGCTGACACTCGCCATGATCGTCACCCAGCCGTAGCGGCGTGTTCCCGGGCGCGGCTGATTACAGTGCCCGCATGAACAGCAGGACCGCGCCCTTCGACGATCTCGACCGCAGAATCGTCACCGCCCTGATGGCGAACGCCAGGAGCAGCTTCGCCGAGATCGGCGCGACGATCGGGCTGTCGTCCACCGCGGTCAAACGTCGCGTGGACCGGCTGCGGGAGACCGGTGTCATCACCGGGTTCACGGCGACCGTGCGGCCCTCCGCGCTCGGCTGGCGCACGGAGGCGTACGTCGAGGTGTACTGCGAGGGCGCGGCCCCGCCCCGGCGGCTGGCCGAGGTGGTGCGCAACCACCCGGAGATCAC
Above is a genomic segment from Streptomyces collinus Tu 365 containing:
- the def gene encoding peptide deformylase produces the protein MRHGSIPGAHGRVRPLSLLPDPVLRGSCADVTEFGPELAALVEDLFATMYAARGVGLAANQIGVPLRVFVYDCPDDDDVRHLGHVVNPRLVEKDGVVVRGPEGCLSLPGLEAGTERYDHAVVEGRTVTGEPVTVHGTGFFARCLQHEYDHLEGTVYADRLTGWRRGRLLRQVGRASWHR
- a CDS encoding MurT ligase domain-containing protein produces the protein MAGNSDPLSPRAKLAVTAGKAVAAASRAAGRGSGSVIGGRVALKLDPDLLGRLAQNLDVVLVSATNGKTTTTRLIAEALRAAGPVVSNALGANMPAGITSALAGGSESKFGVIEVDEKYLAGVARDTSPKCIALLNLSRDQLDRAAETRMLAENWREGLAGSKAVVVANCDDPLVVWAASSSPNVVWVAAGQMWKDDAWSCPSCGGVMQRPGDDWFCGECGFRRPTPTWALSGDHVLDPHGSAWPIHLQLPGRANKANAASSAAVAAVFGVPPQVALERMYQVQAVAGRYDVVQFQNRDLRLLLAKNPAGWLETFSLIDPPPTPVILSVNARGADGTDTSWLWDVDYTRLTGHPIFVIGDRKLDLAVRLEVANQHFQVCENLDQAVQQAPPGRIEVIANYTAFQDLRRRVGN
- a CDS encoding type 1 glutamine amidotransferase; the protein is MSDNQLRLVWIYPDLLSTYGDQGNALVVERRARQRGLDVARLDVRSDQPIPTSGDIYLIGGGEDRPQRLAAERLRRDGHLQRAVQNGAIVFSVCAGYQILGHEFINDLGQREPGLGLLDVVSVRGEGERCVGDVLGDIDPQLGLPQLTGFENHQGVTHLGASARPFARVQIGKGNGTGDGTEGAYNGTVFGTYMHGPVLARNPQIADLLLKLALDVNALPPIDDRWYEALRDERIAAAQQPA
- a CDS encoding 6-phosphofructokinase, with product MRIGVLTSGGDCPGLNAVIRSVVHRAVADHGDEVIGFRDGWKGLLECDYTKLDLDAVGGILARGGTILGSSRVRPEHLRDGVERARGHVAELGLDAIIPIGGEGTLKAARLLSDNGLPIVGVPKTIDNDIAVTDVTFGFDTAVGVATEALDRLKTTAESHQRVLIVEVMGRHTGWIALHSGMAAGAHAIVVPERPFDIDELTKRVGARFEAGKRFAIVVAAEGAKPRRGSMEFDEGGKDIYGHERFAGIARQLSVELEHRLGKEARPVILGHVQRGGTPTAYDRVLATRFGWHAVEAVHRGEFGRMTALRGTDIVMVSLAEAVETLKTVPVERYDEAECVL
- a CDS encoding cytochrome c oxidase assembly protein; translated protein: MDHSGHGMNMDLPPFTLGRGLEWSADPFFLVACLLGLGLYGWGVLRLRRRGDAWPVARTVSYLVGVVTIGLMMCTRLNDYGMVMFSVHMVQHMVISMLSPILILLGAPVTLALRALPVAGKGRTGPRELLLALLHSRYMRIVTHPAFTIPLFIASLYALYFTPIFDFLMGSRAGHIAMMVHFLAVGVAFFWPIIGVDPGPHRPGHLMRMLELFAGMPFHAFFGIALMMGSTPMVATFRNPPASLGIDALSDQNAAGGIAWAFSEIPSVLVLIALLFQWYGSEQRQAKRKDRAADRDGDKELEAYNAYLASLSTREG
- a CDS encoding Lrp/AsnC family transcriptional regulator — translated: MNSRTAPFDDLDRRIVTALMANARSSFAEIGATIGLSSTAVKRRVDRLRETGVITGFTATVRPSALGWRTEAYVEVYCEGAAPPRRLAEVVRNHPEITAAMTVTGGADALLHVRARDVEHFEEVLERIRVEPFIRKTISVMVLSHLLPESPEAGATHAAPE